One Persicobacter psychrovividus DNA window includes the following coding sequences:
- a CDS encoding iron-sulfur cluster assembly accessory protein: protein MEPIKITEKAQKYLKEALATKKIPEGFMLRMGAKGGGCHGVNTYLGFDKETEEDKRYTISGIELIIKKKEVMFLIGKKLDYVDEGEVQGFVFLTASAEEK from the coding sequence ATGGAACCGATAAAAATCACCGAAAAAGCCCAAAAGTATCTGAAAGAAGCTTTAGCCACCAAAAAAATCCCTGAAGGATTCATGTTGCGTATGGGAGCAAAAGGTGGCGGCTGCCATGGTGTAAACACTTACCTTGGCTTTGATAAAGAAACAGAAGAGGACAAGCGCTATACCATTTCAGGTATTGAGTTGATTATCAAGAAAAAAGAGGTGATGTTTTTGATTGGTAAAAAATTGGACTATGTTGATGAAGGCGAAGTTCAAGGGTTCGTATTTCTTACGGCGAGTGCTGAGGAAAAATAA
- a CDS encoding nucleotide pyrophosphohydrolase, whose amino-acid sequence MTIREAQEQVDHWIKTVGVRYFSELTNMTILTEEVGELARIMARTYGDQSFKKSDLDKNLGDEMADVLWVLICLANQTGIDLTEALQKNFEKKNIRDINRHKNNPKLKK is encoded by the coding sequence ATAACCATCCGTGAGGCTCAGGAGCAAGTCGATCACTGGATTAAAACGGTTGGCGTACGCTACTTTAGCGAACTGACCAATATGACCATCCTGACCGAAGAGGTTGGGGAACTTGCCCGCATCATGGCGCGAACCTACGGAGATCAATCTTTTAAAAAATCTGACCTTGACAAAAATCTTGGAGATGAGATGGCCGATGTGCTCTGGGTATTGATTTGCCTGGCTAACCAGACGGGAATTGACCTTACGGAAGCACTACAAAAAAATTTCGAGAAAAAGAACATCAGAGATATTAATCGACACAAAAACAATCCTAAGCTGAAAAAATAG
- a CDS encoding CYTH domain-containing protein, translated as MGKEIERKFLVDTDAYKSLAEGVYYHQGYLCAEAERTVRVRIAGDTAFMTVKGPTVGASRPEFEYEIPFEEAEEILNDLCLRPTIEKHRYKLPWAGFLWEIDEFHGDNKGLVVAEIELPAEDTEFEKPNWIGAEVTGDPKYYNASLISYPFKDWPTEAEKK; from the coding sequence ATGGGGAAAGAAATTGAACGTAAATTTTTAGTAGATACTGATGCCTATAAATCACTTGCTGAAGGGGTTTATTACCACCAGGGCTACTTATGCGCTGAGGCCGAACGAACTGTTCGTGTCCGCATTGCTGGAGATACTGCCTTCATGACCGTCAAAGGGCCAACCGTAGGTGCCAGCCGACCAGAATTTGAGTATGAAATCCCCTTTGAAGAGGCCGAGGAAATCCTGAATGACCTGTGCCTTCGTCCAACGATAGAAAAACATCGATACAAATTACCCTGGGCGGGGTTCCTGTGGGAAATTGATGAATTTCACGGAGACAACAAAGGGCTGGTTGTGGCGGAAATTGAACTCCCTGCAGAAGATACCGAATTTGAAAAACCAAACTGGATTGGCGCAGAAGTAACTGGCGACCCGAAGTATTACAATGCTTCGCTGATCAGTTACCCTTTTAAAGACTGGCCAACCGAAGCCGAAAAGAAATAA
- a CDS encoding NAD-dependent epimerase/dehydratase family protein, with the protein MSKKTAVVIGATGLIGGHLMKHLIQDDQYREIVVLGRRPPASSHPKIHFVTSNFQLSHLTHELPAHFDEVFCCIGTTIKKAGSQKAFRAVDYNIPLHLAKAAHHKGCPHFLLISSLGASPKSKAFYSKVKGELEEAIKEVGFEQFSVLRPSLLLGDRKETRLMEEIGKLLSPVLNLILVGSLKKYRAIEASTVAEKMYQVAQYETSGNHVYENQELLT; encoded by the coding sequence ATGAGTAAAAAAACGGCAGTAGTCATCGGAGCCACTGGGCTTATCGGAGGACATTTAATGAAACACCTGATCCAGGATGATCAGTACCGTGAAATTGTGGTGCTTGGCCGTCGGCCACCAGCCTCGAGTCATCCGAAAATTCATTTTGTGACCAGCAATTTTCAGCTATCACATCTCACCCATGAATTGCCCGCACACTTCGATGAGGTTTTCTGTTGTATTGGAACTACCATTAAAAAAGCGGGAAGCCAAAAGGCCTTCCGCGCAGTGGATTATAACATTCCACTGCACCTTGCCAAGGCAGCTCATCATAAAGGTTGCCCCCATTTCCTTCTGATCTCCTCCCTCGGAGCCTCGCCAAAATCAAAGGCTTTTTATAGTAAGGTGAAAGGAGAACTCGAAGAGGCTATTAAGGAAGTCGGCTTCGAGCAGTTCAGTGTTTTGCGCCCCTCTTTATTGCTTGGCGATAGGAAAGAAACCAGACTGATGGAAGAAATTGGCAAGCTGCTCAGCCCTGTACTCAACCTGATATTGGTGGGTTCGCTAAAAAAGTACCGAGCTATTGAAGCCTCCACGGTTGCTGAAAAAATGTACCAGGTGGCACAATATGAAACCTCGGGCAACCATGTCTATGAAAATCAAGAATTACTAACCTAA
- a CDS encoding thioredoxin family protein — protein sequence MAINAAIFEKGYTYEQYQELVSHLTQEGKTSGTDQSEALIEYTKLNEQRMHRAAKTFKLQDETVAALRRIERPQYWVVLAEAWCGDAALNLPHIAAMAASNPNIQLRILLRDEHLPLTDQYLTNGGRAIPKLIAFDAETMDEQFQWGPRPAAAQQIVLDWKAAGGTDTNEKAVKVQKWYAKDRGKTIQEEFTVISNP from the coding sequence ATGGCAATTAATGCAGCGATTTTTGAAAAAGGATATACCTACGAGCAGTATCAGGAGTTGGTCAGTCATTTAACTCAAGAGGGTAAAACCTCAGGGACGGATCAGTCTGAAGCTTTAATTGAATACACCAAACTGAATGAACAACGCATGCACCGCGCAGCGAAAACATTCAAACTACAGGACGAAACAGTCGCTGCCCTCCGTCGTATTGAACGACCACAATACTGGGTGGTACTCGCTGAAGCCTGGTGTGGTGATGCCGCACTTAATTTACCACACATTGCGGCTATGGCGGCCTCGAACCCCAACATACAACTGCGCATTCTGTTAAGAGATGAGCACTTGCCACTGACGGATCAATACTTAACCAACGGTGGGCGCGCAATCCCTAAATTAATCGCTTTTGATGCTGAAACCATGGACGAACAGTTTCAGTGGGGACCAAGACCCGCTGCTGCCCAACAAATTGTACTCGACTGGAAAGCCGCTGGAGGCACAGATACCAATGAGAAAGCGGTAAAAGTACAAAAGTGGTATGCCAAAGATCGAGGAAAAACCATTCAGGAAGAATTTACAGTAATTAGCAACCCATGA
- a CDS encoding acyl-CoA dehydrogenase family protein — MNFDLTEEHIAVRDAARDFAKTALLPGVIERDNAQSFPAEQIQEMGALGFMGMMVDPKYNGGGMDTISYVLAMEEISKVDASASVSMSVNNSLVCWGLEKYGTEAQKGKYLKPLASGALIGAFCLSEPEAGSDATSQQTEAIDMGDHYLLNGTKNWITNGNSASIYLVIAQTDREKGHKGINCLIVEKEMEGFVVGKKEDKLGIRGSDTHMLSFTDVKVPKENRIGEDGFGFNFAMNTLNGGRIGIAAQALGIASGAFELARNYSLERKTFNKPIAHHQAISFKLADMATEIEAARLLVLKAAYEKDQKRDFSKWSAMAKLMASEVAMKTTVEAVQIHGGYGFVKEYHVERLMRDAKITQIYEGTSEIQRIVISRKILTELDGLYV, encoded by the coding sequence ATGAATTTTGATTTAACCGAAGAGCATATTGCCGTAAGGGATGCCGCCAGGGACTTTGCCAAAACTGCACTCCTGCCTGGCGTGATCGAACGTGACAACGCACAATCCTTTCCCGCGGAACAGATCCAGGAAATGGGCGCTTTAGGCTTTATGGGCATGATGGTAGACCCCAAATATAATGGAGGAGGAATGGACACCATCTCCTACGTTCTGGCCATGGAGGAGATCTCTAAAGTTGATGCCTCCGCATCGGTTTCGATGTCTGTGAATAATTCCCTGGTGTGTTGGGGGCTGGAGAAATACGGCACGGAAGCACAAAAAGGAAAATACCTGAAACCACTGGCCAGCGGAGCACTTATCGGCGCCTTCTGCCTTTCAGAGCCTGAAGCAGGTAGCGATGCCACAAGCCAACAGACCGAAGCCATTGACATGGGGGACCATTACCTGCTCAATGGAACAAAAAACTGGATTACCAATGGCAATAGCGCCTCCATTTATTTAGTCATAGCACAAACGGACCGAGAAAAAGGGCACAAGGGAATCAACTGCCTGATTGTTGAAAAAGAAATGGAAGGCTTCGTGGTAGGTAAAAAAGAGGACAAGCTGGGGATCCGAGGTTCCGATACCCATATGCTGAGTTTTACAGACGTTAAGGTACCAAAAGAAAACAGAATTGGTGAAGACGGCTTTGGCTTTAATTTCGCCATGAACACCCTGAATGGCGGACGCATCGGTATTGCCGCCCAGGCGCTCGGTATAGCCTCTGGTGCCTTCGAACTGGCCCGAAACTACAGCCTCGAGAGGAAGACCTTCAACAAGCCCATTGCACACCATCAGGCGATCTCCTTTAAACTCGCTGACATGGCCACTGAAATTGAAGCCGCCCGCCTCCTGGTACTGAAAGCTGCTTATGAAAAAGATCAAAAAAGGGACTTTTCGAAGTGGAGCGCCATGGCCAAGCTGATGGCCTCTGAAGTGGCCATGAAAACCACCGTAGAAGCCGTACAAATACACGGCGGCTATGGCTTTGTAAAGGAATACCATGTAGAGCGACTGATGCGTGATGCGAAGATTACGCAGATTTATGAAGGGACCTCGGAAATTCAACGGATCGTGATCTCTCGAAAGATCCTCACTGAGCTCGACGGACTTTACGTTTGA
- a CDS encoding YkvA family protein: MGKKSNNILNKAVNSGFFRYALQQAAHILADYKNSQSLIDDVKFHLTDKKGKINEIKQEVLLLVEMVAAYAKGEYRDIPWSSIVMIVAGLIYFVSPIDVIPDFFPVAGLVDDISVILWVYHSLRHEIERYKDWKRNQKTTILEREE; the protein is encoded by the coding sequence ATGGGAAAGAAAAGTAATAATATTCTAAATAAGGCGGTCAATAGCGGATTCTTCAGATATGCCCTCCAGCAGGCCGCCCATATTTTAGCCGACTATAAAAATAGCCAAAGCCTGATTGATGATGTTAAATTTCACCTGACAGATAAAAAAGGGAAAATCAATGAAATCAAACAAGAGGTCCTGCTGCTGGTCGAGATGGTGGCCGCTTACGCCAAGGGAGAATACCGCGATATCCCGTGGAGCTCTATTGTGATGATCGTTGCTGGCCTGATCTATTTCGTCAGCCCGATTGATGTCATTCCTGACTTTTTCCCTGTCGCTGGACTTGTAGACGACATATCTGTCATATTATGGGTGTATCATTCCCTGCGCCATGAAATTGAACGTTACAAAGATTGGAAACGCAACCAAAAGACGACAATTTTGGAGCGAGAAGAATAA
- the kdsB gene encoding 3-deoxy-manno-octulosonate cytidylyltransferase, protein MKTIVVIPARLQSTRLPRKILLEIQGKPIVQWVYEKALAADGIDAVFIATDAEEIRDRCLSFTENIIMTSVDCQSGTDRIAEAAQQMEAEVIINVQGDEPQIPSEIITQLAAEFKSDSTLPMASVMTPIKRCETLNNPNNVKVITNQSGHAIYFSRSPIPFYRDRIEELQSGYVPEDLQYFKHLGIYGYRKSFLLKYAQMAPSYLEGVEKLEQLRAIENGYAIKMIETQHSPIGVDTLEDFEKVKSLMETPNK, encoded by the coding sequence TTGAAAACAATTGTTGTTATTCCCGCTCGGCTGCAATCCACCCGCCTTCCACGCAAGATTCTGCTGGAAATTCAAGGCAAACCGATTGTACAATGGGTCTATGAGAAAGCATTGGCTGCCGATGGCATTGATGCTGTATTTATCGCTACGGATGCCGAAGAAATTCGGGACCGCTGCCTGAGTTTTACAGAAAACATCATCATGACGTCCGTTGATTGCCAGAGTGGTACCGACCGTATCGCCGAAGCGGCACAGCAAATGGAGGCCGAGGTGATTATTAACGTTCAGGGAGATGAGCCACAGATTCCTTCGGAAATCATTACGCAACTCGCTGCTGAATTTAAGTCCGACAGTACATTGCCGATGGCTTCCGTCATGACGCCCATCAAGCGTTGCGAAACTTTGAACAATCCCAATAACGTCAAGGTCATCACCAACCAAAGTGGTCATGCCATTTACTTTTCACGTTCCCCCATCCCTTTTTACAGGGACCGTATTGAGGAACTGCAAAGTGGCTATGTCCCTGAAGACCTTCAGTATTTCAAACATCTCGGCATTTATGGCTATCGCAAATCATTTTTGCTGAAGTATGCACAAATGGCCCCATCCTACCTCGAAGGGGTGGAAAAGCTGGAACAACTTCGTGCAATCGAAAATGGTTATGCCATTAAGATGATCGAAACACAACACAGTCCTATAGGCGTTGATACCCTCGAGGATTTTGAAAAAGTAAAATCCCTGATGGAGACTCCAAACAAGTAA
- a CDS encoding GAF domain-containing protein, with translation MYFLEYLKKEEGGLNKKEYASLRSLTHLVDVFFLIQAIILLTTYWGEIQTVSTVLAFLMLLPMVTLLLTHLRFRKPLLTILLLAGQGVGLSALSVVLITAGTVSVLVLQAQVILFYIFSMLFPAKKRSLELLLQLLIMAGIVLPFILGEAFAGADLRWSSPVLSIMILTALFIPIVSLAHRIQLVLYKVEQRFRTELVAVKKTVVEKQQEFDQQFQRVKEQKQKDEKRQWVISGVAEVEDILRQDAESTEVEGEVIKAILKYLDATQGALYLVEDFEAEESILELTSCYAYGRKKFVSDKLEPGQGLVGQCYLEQEYIHLTEVPQNYMKITSGLGAAEPSSVLIFPVKWNEKVVGVLEMASFGAFTAHHFEYVEKVSVALASFVTNQKVNSKIKKLLRASQIAAEQMRTQEEEVRQNMEELQAAHEQMEKLQATQKEQHEKMLREIDERNKVFLKIIDEMPNRVALKDSQHKFVLANKVVCELHNRTEKELRNLTEVDVAGKEIGEKILALDQEIMNGTERKIYDKVEWIDGQERHFKSMKMPFFIDHLKETGLLCIQYETTEVQQLKAKLEEIGAEV, from the coding sequence ATGTATTTTTTGGAATATTTAAAAAAGGAAGAAGGTGGGCTGAATAAGAAGGAATACGCCTCGCTGCGAAGTTTAACGCATCTTGTGGACGTTTTTTTCTTGATTCAGGCAATCATTTTATTGACCACATATTGGGGAGAAATACAAACCGTCAGTACGGTTTTGGCATTCCTGATGTTACTTCCAATGGTTACGTTACTTCTAACGCATTTGCGGTTCAGAAAGCCGTTGTTAACTATACTATTGTTGGCAGGGCAGGGAGTGGGGCTGTCGGCGCTGTCAGTGGTTTTGATCACTGCTGGAACAGTTTCTGTCCTTGTGCTGCAGGCGCAAGTCATTTTATTTTATATCTTCAGCATGTTGTTTCCTGCGAAAAAAAGAAGTCTGGAGTTGTTGTTACAGTTGCTGATTATGGCGGGAATAGTATTGCCTTTTATACTTGGAGAGGCATTCGCAGGGGCAGATTTGCGTTGGAGCAGTCCTGTGCTGAGCATCATGATATTGACGGCTCTTTTTATTCCGATTGTATCGCTTGCGCATCGCATTCAGTTGGTGCTTTATAAGGTTGAGCAGCGATTTCGGACTGAATTAGTGGCGGTGAAGAAAACGGTTGTTGAAAAACAACAGGAGTTTGATCAGCAATTTCAACGGGTAAAGGAGCAAAAGCAAAAAGATGAGAAAAGGCAGTGGGTGATTTCTGGTGTTGCTGAGGTAGAGGATATTCTGCGGCAGGATGCGGAATCCACCGAAGTGGAAGGAGAGGTGATCAAGGCGATATTGAAGTACCTTGATGCCACGCAGGGGGCATTGTATTTGGTGGAGGATTTTGAAGCTGAGGAATCCATTTTGGAGCTGACCTCGTGTTATGCCTACGGTCGGAAAAAATTTGTTAGCGATAAGCTTGAGCCAGGGCAGGGGCTGGTGGGGCAGTGTTATCTGGAACAGGAATATATCCACCTGACCGAGGTGCCGCAGAATTATATGAAAATTACTTCAGGCCTTGGCGCTGCCGAACCAAGTTCAGTATTGATATTTCCTGTAAAGTGGAATGAGAAAGTGGTCGGAGTGCTTGAGATGGCTTCTTTTGGAGCGTTTACGGCGCATCATTTTGAGTATGTAGAAAAAGTATCGGTGGCCTTGGCTTCTTTTGTTACTAACCAAAAGGTCAATTCTAAAATCAAGAAATTACTGAGGGCTTCACAGATTGCTGCGGAACAAATGCGGACACAGGAAGAAGAGGTGCGCCAGAATATGGAGGAATTACAGGCGGCTCATGAGCAGATGGAAAAACTTCAGGCAACGCAAAAGGAACAGCATGAGAAAATGCTCAGGGAGATTGATGAGCGCAATAAAGTCTTTTTGAAAATTATTGATGAAATGCCTAATCGGGTTGCACTGAAAGATAGTCAGCATAAGTTTGTACTGGCCAATAAGGTGGTATGTGAGCTGCACAACCGTACGGAAAAGGAGCTTCGTAATTTGACTGAAGTAGATGTGGCGGGAAAAGAAATCGGTGAAAAAATTCTGGCACTCGATCAGGAAATTATGAATGGCACGGAGCGAAAAATCTATGATAAAGTGGAGTGGATTGATGGGCAAGAGCGCCATTTTAAATCCATGAAAATGCCCTTTTTTATCGATCACCTGAAGGAAACGGGCTTGTTGTGTATTCAGTACGAAACAACGGAAGTACAACAGCTGAAGGCGAAACTTGAGGAAATAGGTGCTGAAGTTTAG
- the pruA gene encoding L-glutamate gamma-semialdehyde dehydrogenase translates to MAKGVFNVPTPINEPILSYQPGSAERETLKKAIEAARATQVDVPMFIGGEEVRTEKKHPMSPPHDHQHILGYYHEGDAGHVQQAIDAALAAKPEWEELTWEHRASIFLKAADLIAGPYRAKINAATMLGQSKNAFQAEIDSACEIVDFLRFNVSYMTEIYKQQPQSAPGVWNRLEQRPLEGFVFALTPFNFTAIAGNLPTSAAMMGNTIVWKASNTQIYSANVLMEVFKEAGVPDGVINLVHVDGPTAGEVIFNHPEFAGIHFTGSTGVFQHIWKTIGENIHKYKSYPRIVGETGGKDFILAHESADIDALVVGLVRGAFEFQGQKCSACSRAYIPHTIWEEVKEKLTATLKTIKMGPTEDFSNFVNAVIDEKSFDKIAKYIDGAKENAMVELVAGGNYDKSKGYFVEPTVFLSHDPQSTTMVEEIFGPVLTIYVYDANDFDMALEIVDQTSPYALTGAIFSQDRYAASKATKALKNAAGNFYINDKCTGAVVGQQPFGGGRASGTNDKAGSMINLLRWVSPRTIKETFVPAKDIRYPFMDAE, encoded by the coding sequence ATGGCTAAAGGAGTTTTTAATGTCCCGACACCGATCAACGAACCTATTCTTTCATATCAGCCAGGATCAGCCGAGCGCGAGACCCTGAAAAAAGCGATTGAAGCGGCACGAGCAACACAAGTTGACGTTCCGATGTTTATTGGTGGAGAGGAAGTACGCACCGAGAAGAAGCACCCGATGTCGCCCCCACACGACCATCAGCATATTCTTGGCTATTACCATGAAGGAGATGCAGGACACGTTCAGCAAGCCATAGACGCCGCTTTGGCTGCAAAACCAGAATGGGAAGAATTGACATGGGAGCACCGTGCGTCGATCTTCCTGAAAGCTGCCGATTTAATTGCTGGACCATATCGGGCAAAAATCAACGCAGCCACGATGCTTGGCCAGTCGAAAAATGCTTTTCAAGCAGAAATTGATTCTGCCTGTGAGATTGTTGACTTCCTGAGATTCAACGTTTCTTACATGACAGAAATTTATAAGCAACAGCCACAATCCGCTCCTGGAGTTTGGAACCGTCTGGAGCAACGTCCACTGGAAGGTTTTGTGTTTGCCCTTACGCCATTCAACTTCACGGCAATTGCGGGCAACCTACCTACTTCAGCTGCCATGATGGGCAACACCATTGTATGGAAGGCTTCCAACACACAGATTTACTCTGCCAATGTATTGATGGAGGTTTTCAAGGAAGCGGGCGTTCCTGACGGGGTAATTAACCTTGTGCATGTCGATGGCCCAACGGCAGGAGAGGTGATCTTTAATCATCCAGAGTTTGCAGGAATTCACTTTACGGGTTCTACAGGCGTATTCCAGCACATCTGGAAAACCATCGGTGAAAACATTCACAAGTATAAATCTTACCCTCGCATTGTTGGGGAAACAGGCGGTAAAGACTTTATCCTTGCGCATGAGTCTGCAGACATTGATGCTCTGGTTGTAGGGCTTGTTCGTGGTGCCTTTGAGTTCCAGGGGCAAAAATGTTCGGCATGTTCTCGTGCTTACATCCCGCATACGATCTGGGAGGAGGTTAAAGAAAAACTGACGGCGACCCTGAAAACAATCAAGATGGGCCCAACAGAAGACTTCTCGAACTTTGTGAATGCGGTCATTGACGAAAAGTCATTTGATAAAATCGCTAAATACATTGATGGCGCCAAAGAAAATGCCATGGTGGAATTGGTTGCTGGAGGAAACTACGATAAATCCAAAGGGTATTTCGTAGAGCCGACTGTTTTCCTTTCGCATGATCCACAATCGACTACAATGGTAGAAGAGATTTTTGGTCCTGTATTGACGATCTATGTTTACGATGCCAATGATTTCGATATGGCATTGGAAATCGTCGACCAAACTTCTCCTTATGCACTTACTGGTGCTATTTTCTCGCAGGATCGCTATGCGGCATCCAAAGCAACAAAAGCGCTTAAAAATGCTGCAGGAAACTTCTACATTAATGACAAGTGTACTGGCGCAGTCGTAGGGCAACAGCCGTTTGGTGGTGGCCGTGCTTCAGGAACGAACGACAAAGCGGGATCGATGATCAACTTGTTACGTTGGGTTTCACCACGTACTATCAAAGAAACATTCGTACCAGCAAAAGACATTCGCTACCCATTTATGGATGCTGAATAA
- the dtd gene encoding D-aminoacyl-tRNA deacylase, whose product MRIIIQRAKNANIVANGIDRGSFSNGLVVLVGIEDTDSQEDIQWLVKKITNLRVFNDEQGVMNLSLLDTGGDLMIVSQFTLHASTKKGNRPSYIKAAKPAIAIPLYEAFVEEAQRVMNKPVYTGEFGADMQINFTNDGPVTIMIDSKNKE is encoded by the coding sequence ATGCGGATTATCATACAAAGAGCCAAAAATGCAAATATTGTGGCCAATGGCATCGACCGAGGCAGTTTCAGCAACGGACTGGTGGTTTTAGTGGGCATAGAGGATACCGACAGTCAGGAAGACATTCAGTGGCTGGTCAAAAAAATCACTAATCTGAGGGTCTTTAACGACGAACAGGGCGTAATGAATCTGAGCTTACTGGACACTGGCGGAGATTTAATGATCGTAAGCCAGTTCACCTTACACGCCTCGACCAAGAAAGGCAATCGCCCTTCCTACATTAAAGCAGCTAAACCTGCCATCGCCATCCCACTCTATGAAGCCTTTGTTGAAGAAGCGCAGCGTGTTATGAACAAGCCTGTTTACACGGGAGAATTTGGCGCAGATATGCAGATAAACTTCACCAATGATGGCCCAGTTACGATCATGATCGACAGTAAAAATAAAGAATAA
- the kdsA gene encoding 3-deoxy-8-phosphooctulonate synthase, with protein MELYNKLKSAPFIISGPCVIESEDMVMRLAEQIAEICERQHLTYIFKASFDKANRTSISSFRGPGLEEGLRILEKVKTQFNLPITTDVHESCQAAPLAEVIDILQIPAFLCRQTDLLVACAKTDKIVNIKKAQFLSGKDMVYPAQKVIDSGNNKVMLTERGTLMGYGDLVVDIRNLVDMKNLGYPVVMDVTHSTQKPGGLGGRSGGNREYAPYIAAAAKAVGVDGFFFEVHEDPDHALSDGPNMIPLHQFEDVLKKLK; from the coding sequence ATGGAACTATATAATAAACTAAAATCGGCACCATTCATTATCTCTGGCCCGTGTGTCATCGAGAGTGAAGACATGGTGATGCGACTTGCGGAACAAATTGCCGAAATTTGCGAACGCCAGCATTTAACTTATATCTTCAAGGCTTCTTTTGATAAGGCCAACAGAACCTCGATCTCTTCCTTCAGAGGCCCAGGCTTGGAAGAAGGCTTACGCATTTTGGAAAAGGTGAAAACGCAATTCAATTTACCGATCACCACCGATGTGCATGAATCTTGCCAGGCAGCTCCTTTGGCGGAGGTCATCGACATCCTGCAAATCCCTGCTTTTCTTTGCCGCCAGACCGACCTATTGGTGGCCTGCGCAAAAACAGACAAGATTGTCAATATTAAAAAAGCACAGTTCCTTTCAGGTAAAGACATGGTGTATCCTGCGCAGAAAGTCATTGATTCTGGCAATAACAAAGTGATGCTGACAGAGCGCGGCACTTTGATGGGCTATGGTGATTTGGTGGTGGATATCCGTAATTTGGTCGACATGAAAAACCTGGGCTACCCAGTAGTCATGGACGTCACCCACTCTACGCAAAAGCCTGGCGGACTTGGTGGCAGAAGTGGTGGAAACCGCGAATACGCGCCTTACATTGCTGCTGCGGCTAAAGCGGTTGGCGTTGACGGCTTCTTCTTTGAAGTACATGAAGACCCTGACCACGCCCTTTCTGATGGGCCAAACATGATCCCATTGCACCAGTTTGAAGACGTGCTGAAAAAATTAAAATAA
- a CDS encoding KpsF/GutQ family sugar-phosphate isomerase, protein MGKHEILALAQEVFEIEAQAVKQLANQIDSDFVATVEAVLKSTGKFIICGMGKSGHIGKKIAATLASTGTPSFFLHPGEAFHGDLGMVTPNDTVLLISNSGKTDEVLNLIPFFKDNGNLLIGMTGKPDSILAKNVHHHLNVAVEKEACALALAPTSSTTATLAMGDALAVALMKKRQFEAKDFARFHPGGSLGRMLLTNVETLMRKENLPIVAPDTSSLMVVQRVSEGRLGLAIVIENGQVEGIITDGDIRRNMESHEADFFTMSAKDLMSVHPKTINKTAKLGEADQLMNQHKINSLLVTEDEQLLGVIQIYDLNL, encoded by the coding sequence ATGGGTAAACATGAAATATTGGCACTGGCTCAAGAAGTTTTTGAAATTGAAGCCCAGGCCGTTAAGCAACTTGCCAACCAAATCGACAGTGACTTTGTCGCCACAGTGGAAGCCGTCCTAAAAAGCACGGGAAAATTCATCATCTGTGGGATGGGCAAATCTGGACATATCGGAAAAAAAATTGCTGCAACATTAGCGAGTACTGGTACGCCGAGTTTCTTCCTGCATCCTGGCGAAGCATTTCATGGCGACCTCGGAATGGTAACCCCAAACGATACCGTACTTTTGATTTCCAACAGCGGTAAAACCGATGAGGTATTGAACCTGATCCCATTCTTCAAGGACAATGGCAATCTTCTGATTGGGATGACGGGCAAGCCCGATTCTATCCTGGCAAAAAATGTGCATCACCACCTTAATGTTGCCGTAGAGAAAGAAGCTTGTGCTTTGGCCCTGGCGCCTACAAGCTCCACCACGGCCACTTTGGCCATGGGCGATGCCCTTGCGGTGGCACTGATGAAAAAGCGACAATTTGAAGCCAAAGATTTTGCACGTTTCCATCCTGGAGGCAGCCTTGGCCGTATGCTGCTCACCAATGTCGAAACATTGATGCGTAAAGAAAACCTGCCTATCGTTGCGCCTGACACCAGCTCTTTGATGGTCGTACAGCGCGTTTCAGAAGGACGACTGGGATTGGCGATCGTGATTGAAAATGGACAGGTTGAAGGGATTATTACTGATGGCGACATCCGTAGAAATATGGAAAGCCACGAGGCAGATTTCTTTACCATGTCGGCAAAAGACCTGATGAGCGTTCATCCCAAAACCATCAATAAAACCGCCAAACTTGGTGAAGCGGACCAATTGATGAATCAGCATAAAATCAACTCCCTGTTAGTTACTGAAGACGAACAGCTGTTAGGGGTGATCCAAATTTACGACCTTAACCTTTAG